From Weissella diestrammenae, a single genomic window includes:
- a CDS encoding IspD/TarI family cytidylyltransferase, whose amino-acid sequence MITAVIIAGGSGKRMGQNIPKQFITINDKPIIIYTLESFENHPLIDEVLVVVKQGWEETLLSYLEKYQLSKVNHVIAGGDTGQQSINHAVQFLKPISNPDDIIVIHDGIRPLVDDFVLSDVIVKAQTYGNAVSSLPYNEQIFIKDTDDTTSKYIDRNTLRRVMTPQAYHFEQLSNSYDEAIAKNIGMSDSSYTNTMMADLGHTLNFAAGSEKNIKLTTPDDLELFKAFLKMKE is encoded by the coding sequence ATGATTACAGCAGTCATCATCGCCGGTGGATCAGGTAAGCGAATGGGACAAAATATTCCAAAACAATTCATTACTATTAATGACAAGCCAATTATTATCTATACGCTCGAATCATTTGAAAATCATCCGTTAATCGATGAAGTCCTAGTTGTTGTTAAACAAGGCTGGGAAGAAACGCTATTAAGCTATCTTGAAAAATACCAATTATCCAAAGTTAACCATGTTATTGCTGGCGGTGATACTGGTCAGCAATCAATTAATCATGCCGTACAATTTCTTAAGCCAATCAGTAATCCAGATGATATTATTGTCATTCATGATGGTATCCGGCCACTCGTTGATGACTTTGTACTCTCTGACGTTATTGTCAAAGCGCAAACGTATGGTAATGCTGTTTCTTCACTCCCATATAATGAACAAATATTTATCAAAGATACTGATGATACAACTTCAAAATATATTGATCGCAATACGCTACGTCGGGTAATGACCCCACAGGCCTATCATTTCGAACAATTAAGCAATAGCTATGACGAAGCTATCGCCAAAAACATTGGCATGAGCGACTCTTCTTATACGAACACAATGATGGCCGATTTAGGGCATACACTCAATTTTGCAGCTGGTTCTGAAAAGAATATTAAGCTGACAACGCCCGATGATTTAGAACTTTTCAAAGCATTTCTAAAAATGAAAGAATAG
- a CDS encoding NAD-dependent epimerase/dehydratase family protein, which produces MLIDNQQYYHELELINRLPLTWSEIDHHTFLIAGASGLIGSYLVDLLMQRNITQSAQITIIAVGRNYDKLVTRFSHYMNTPNFSILATDITNPITLNQKSDYIIHAASNTHPKAYVTDPIGTIMTNIVGTKNILDYAVKSAAKRTLFLSSVEIYGENRGDTQSFDEQYLGYIDSNTLRAGYPEAKRASESLVQAYIQKYQIDAIIPRLSRTFGPSMLMTDSKAASQFIKNAIHQEDIVLKSDGTQLFSYTYVADAVYALLYLLTNGVSGEAYNIADSTFNIQLKDLAKKIANVAHQSVIFDLPDQAEQKGFSKAHTAIMSSNKINALGWRPLFSLDTAIQHTIDILKNQA; this is translated from the coding sequence ATGTTAATAGATAATCAACAATATTATCATGAACTTGAACTCATTAATCGTTTGCCATTAACGTGGTCAGAAATTGATCATCACACCTTCTTGATTGCTGGTGCCAGTGGTCTCATCGGCTCATATCTCGTTGATTTATTAATGCAACGCAATATCACGCAATCAGCCCAAATCACGATTATCGCCGTTGGTCGTAACTATGATAAATTAGTCACTCGTTTTAGTCATTATATGAATACGCCTAACTTTTCGATTTTAGCCACTGACATTACAAATCCGATTACTCTCAATCAAAAATCTGATTACATAATTCATGCGGCAAGTAATACACATCCTAAGGCATATGTGACTGATCCAATTGGCACAATTATGACGAATATCGTCGGTACAAAAAACATCTTAGATTATGCTGTTAAATCAGCGGCCAAACGAACATTATTTTTGTCTTCAGTCGAAATCTATGGTGAAAACCGTGGCGATACACAAAGCTTTGATGAACAATATTTAGGCTATATTGATAGCAATACTTTACGAGCTGGCTACCCTGAAGCCAAACGTGCCAGTGAAAGTTTAGTTCAAGCTTATATTCAAAAATATCAAATTGATGCAATTATCCCCCGACTTAGCCGAACGTTTGGCCCTTCAATGCTGATGACCGATTCCAAAGCTGCCTCTCAATTCATCAAAAATGCGATTCATCAAGAAGATATCGTTCTTAAAAGTGATGGCACACAATTATTTTCATATACTTACGTTGCTGACGCTGTCTATGCGCTACTCTACCTATTAACAAACGGCGTTAGTGGCGAAGCCTATAACATCGCTGACTCCACCTTTAATATTCAACTTAAGGATTTAGCCAAAAAAATTGCAAATGTAGCGCACCAGTCCGTCATTTTTGATTTACCAGACCAGGCTGAACAAAAAGGATTCTCTAAGGCACACACTGCCATCATGTCCTCAAATAAAATCAACGCGCTTGGCTGGCGACCACTTTTTTCACTCGATACAGCTATTCAACACACAATCGATATTTTAAAAAATCAAGCGTAA